In one Notolabrus celidotus isolate fNotCel1 chromosome 1, fNotCel1.pri, whole genome shotgun sequence genomic region, the following are encoded:
- the si:ch211-220m17.5 gene encoding guanylin family protein has product MKAALATIAVLVLALGWTSEAVQVEENGLSFSLEAVKRLQELSGGNVASEQQSPRLRASTVSLCADPMLPQEFLPLCRQRGASASLARLAAVPMDVCEICAFAACTGC; this is encoded by the exons ATGAAGGCCGCACTCGCAACCATCGCTGTCCTCGTCCTGGCTCTTGGCTGGACCTCTGAAGCCGTGCAGGTTGAA GAGAATGGATTGTCTTTCTCCCTGGAAGCCGTCAAGAGGCTTCAGGAGCTGTCAGGAGGCAATGTTGCAAGCGAGCAGCAGAGCCCCCGTCTCAGAGCGAGCACCGTGTCCCTGTGTGCCGACCCCATGCTCCCTCAGGAGTTCCTGCcactctgcagacagagaggagcgtctGCATCCCTCGCCAGACTAG CTGCAGTTCCCATGGACGTCTGTGAAATCTGCGCCTTCGCCGCCTGCACTGGCTGCTAA